A region of Beijerinckia sp. 28-YEA-48 DNA encodes the following proteins:
- the cmk gene encoding (d)CMP kinase gives MIIAIDGPAASGKGTIARRLASHFGLPHLDTGLIYRATARIVLDWDDRLDDVQRAVAAARGLALTDFDEERLRGAQMGEAASVVAAMPEVRAELIDLQKRFATRPGGAVLDGRDIGTVVCPQADVKIFVTASPEVRAQRRALELRGRGEKITYEDVLADIRRRDERDSHRSAAPLRMAADATLLDTSDLDIDGAFAAARAIVEERRASAK, from the coding sequence ATGATCATTGCAATCGATGGCCCGGCTGCGTCCGGGAAGGGCACCATTGCGCGGCGACTGGCCAGCCACTTCGGCCTGCCGCATCTCGACACCGGCCTGATTTATCGGGCGACGGCGCGCATCGTGCTGGATTGGGACGACCGGCTCGACGATGTCCAGCGCGCCGTGGCCGCCGCGCGTGGCCTGGCGCTGACCGATTTCGACGAGGAGCGGCTGCGTGGCGCCCAGATGGGCGAAGCGGCCTCGGTGGTCGCCGCCATGCCGGAGGTGCGGGCTGAATTGATCGATCTGCAAAAGCGTTTCGCGACGCGGCCCGGCGGGGCGGTGCTCGACGGGCGCGATATCGGCACGGTGGTCTGCCCGCAGGCCGATGTGAAGATTTTCGTCACCGCTAGTCCGGAAGTGCGGGCACAGCGCCGCGCGCTCGAACTGCGCGGACGCGGCGAGAAGATTACCTATGAAGACGTGCTGGCCGACATTCGCCGCCGCGACGAGCGCGATTCCCATCGCTCGGCCGCGCCGCTGCGCATGGCCGCCGATGCCACGCTGCTCGACACCAGCGATCTCGATATCGATGGTGCATTCGCTGCGGCGCGGGCGATCGTCGAAGAGCGGCGCGCGTCAGCGAAATAG
- a CDS encoding IclR family transcriptional regulator produces MARNSKKPSATKTNPIAGTSGGGRSLHPAQSGRRASAGIQSLDQGLDVMRILAHGGSIKLKDVAARAGMSASKAHRYLASLTRAGWAVQSDTAYRLGPEAIAMAAACLAGVSVMKLAMPILEDLCRRSGRSAGLAVWGSHGPTIVALEETADPVSMNIRPGTVAPVLSSASGLVFAAYAPAGLTDDAIATELQERPLRHGFRSQAALTRALADIRAQGFVSIHSGWVAGIDAVAVPVFDHRGRLEAALLTIGRDRRAPGMKAEVTHLKPAIDILRQSGEQLSHKLGYQSAALFS; encoded by the coding sequence ATGGCCCGAAACAGCAAAAAGCCCTCTGCGACAAAGACAAACCCAATCGCCGGCACGTCCGGCGGCGGCCGTTCTTTGCATCCTGCGCAATCCGGGCGCCGGGCTAGCGCCGGCATTCAGTCGCTTGATCAGGGGCTCGATGTCATGCGCATCCTTGCGCACGGCGGCTCGATCAAGCTCAAGGATGTAGCGGCCCGCGCCGGCATGTCGGCGTCCAAGGCGCATCGCTATCTCGCCAGCCTGACGCGGGCCGGCTGGGCAGTCCAATCGGACACGGCCTATCGACTGGGGCCAGAAGCCATCGCCATGGCCGCCGCCTGCCTCGCCGGTGTGTCGGTGATGAAACTGGCGATGCCGATATTGGAAGATCTATGCCGGCGCAGTGGCCGCTCGGCCGGGCTTGCGGTGTGGGGCAGCCACGGGCCGACCATCGTGGCGCTTGAGGAGACGGCCGATCCGGTGTCGATGAACATCCGGCCCGGCACGGTGGCGCCGGTGCTTTCCTCCGCCTCCGGCCTTGTCTTCGCCGCCTATGCGCCGGCGGGACTGACGGACGATGCCATCGCAACCGAGCTGCAAGAGCGGCCGCTGCGGCATGGCTTTCGCAGCCAGGCGGCGCTGACCCGGGCTTTGGCTGATATCCGCGCCCAGGGCTTTGTCTCGATCCACTCCGGCTGGGTGGCGGGCATCGACGCCGTGGCTGTGCCGGTGTTCGACCATCGCGGCCGGCTTGAAGCGGCGCTGCTGACCATCGGGCGCGATCGCCGCGCGCCCGGCATGAAAGCCGAAGTGACGCATCTGAAGCCAGCAATCGACATTCTGCGCCAGAGCGGCGAACAGCTCTCGCACAAACTCGGCTATCAGAGCGCCGCTCTGTTTAGCTAA